AGGACGCCCCCGATCAGCGGGCCGACGGCCATGCCGAAGCCCGTGACGCTCATGAACACCGCCAACGCGCGGCCCCGCTCGGCCTCGGGGAAATGGTGGTTCACCAGGCCGATCGAACAGGTCAGAAGGGCGGCCCCGCAGATGCCTTGCACGAAGCGGCAGGCGATCAGAACCTCCGCGCTCGGCGCGGCCCCGGCCACGAACGAGGCGATGGCGAAGACGACGACGCCGATATAGAGCGCCTTGCGCCGTCCGTAGATGTCGCCGAGCCGCCCGTTCGTGACCATGAACACCACCAGCATCAGGAAGAAGGCGTTCATCACCCACTGGAGCTGGTCGTTGGTTGTCCGCAGGTCGCGCTGGATGCCGGGCAGGATCGTGTTGACGACGGTGAAATCGACGAACACGACGAAGCACAGGATCGAGATCCCGACGAGCGCCCGCCACCGCTTTTCGTAAGGCTGGTCCGGCACAGCCGCCATAGTACGCCGCCTTCCGATCTTTGATGCCGCACCGTAACCGGGCTACCCTGCCCCCACAAGGCAAGCGGCGAGAGGAGGCTGCCATGATGGACGCGCCCAAGTCCCTTGTGGGGCTCAGCATCGAATGGACCGGCGTGCACCATTCCGAGCACGGCGACTTCACCGACATCTCCGTGCACACCGTCACCTACGAGACCGAAGACCACTGCTATGTAACGGCGGGCGGCCAGCGCGTCGGCGAAGCGGCCTATGTCTACAAGCGGCTGGATCAGCGCATGGGCATCGTCATCTACCGGCCGCGCGCCTATCAGGGCCGCGACGACGTCGTGCTCAACGCGATGTTCGACTTCCACGAAGGCACCGACCGCGCGGTGCTCACGGCGGGCGGGGCGCCGTTCGCGGTGGCGGTGGGAACGATGCGGGTGGTGGATACGGCGGCGCGGCCGTGAGGGGCGGCGCGCTTCGTCACGCCCGCAGCTTGCGCCGGATCACCAGGAAGGCGCGGCGGTAGTTGAACAGGCCGCCGAGCAGGAACAGCGCGCTGCCGATAACGAACTGGGCGGCGAGAAAGGTGAGCGTCCGCGTCTCGTCGGCAGACGCCGCGAAGCGCCACAGATAGGGCACCGAGGCGACGGCGAAGAGCACCGAGCCGATGACGTAGGTCACCGCCGTCAGGTTCATGAGCTGCATCGTGACCAGGCTCTCGGCCTCGACGATCTGCAGGATGTTGACCGAAGCACCGACGACGAACAGCAGGCTGCCGACGATGAAGCACCAGGCGCCGCCGACGACCCAGTCGATCGCGGAGAGAAACAACACGCTGCCGACGATGAACAGCAGCGAGCCGAGGACATAGGCGCCGACCGCAAGCGCCTCGAGCGTCAGCTTGGCGACCGTCCAGTTCAGTCCGGTGCGCTGCGGCGTGTGCCGTGTCTCGCGACGGTGGCGCACCACCTCGGCGACGTCGTGGAGGTTGACGGCGAGATACATCAGCGAGCCGACGACGAAGAGCCAGGCGCCGACATCCGCCCAGGCCTCAAGCTGCGGAAAGAACATCACGCTGCCGACGATGAAGACGACCCCGCCGAGCTTGTAGGTGACGGCGTTGATCGTTTCCCAGCGGAACTGGTCGCGCGCGCTCGGATGCGCCCGGGTCAGATCGTACAGGCGCGGCCGGTTGGCGATGAGATGGGGCATGGAACGCGATGCCTCCGGCGAACGGGATCGCGAGGCAGGCTAGCGCGCCCCGGCCGCCGGGGCAAAACGCCCGGCCGATCCCGCACAGGATCGGCCACCACGCGGCACCACGGAAGACCCGACCGCCGTTGCGGCGGCCGGGGGCTTCCGATTGCGGGCCTTTGGGTTGAGGCGCCGGGCCGGCATTTCCGATTGCGGCCGCGCCGCGGCCTCAGGCGCCGCCGTTTCTCTGGATCGCCCTGACGTCGTCGGCGGTGATGCCCTTGCCGCCGATGCCCCATTCGCCGCTGGCGACCTCGTGCACCCGCACCCAGGTGACGCCGCGCATGGCCTCGCCTTCAATCTCGACCATCGCCTCGGTGACCTTGGCAATCATCTCCTGCTTCTGGGCCTTGTCGAAAACGCCTTCGATCAGCTGGATATCGACGAGCGGCATGGTGTTTCCTTTCCTCTTGCGTCCTCGCGCCGGGAGGATCCGCGGCGCCTGGACGAAACCTCTCCCACCGATCGGCCGCCGCCGGCCAGTTCACGAACTGAATCGACCCGGTACAGAAACTGAACTGGCCGAAGAAAAGCCGGCGCACTAGGCTTCGACGACAGAGGCAGGCAGACACGCCGCATCAAGGGAGATGAGCATGGCGGAAGGCAGCTACAACCAGTTTTGCCCGGTCGCGATGGCCGCGGAAATCCTGTGCACCCGCTGGACCATGGTGCTGCTGCGCGAGCTGGTGGCCGGATCGTCGCGGTTCAACGAGCTGCGCCGCGGGGTGCCGCGCATGTCGCCGGCGCTGCTGTCGAAGCGCCTGAAGGACCTGGAGGACGCCGGCATCGTCGAGCGGCGGCCGGTGCGCGGCGGCGAGGCCATCTCGGAATACGCCCTGACGCCGGCCGGGCGCGACCTGCAGCCGGTGATCGAGGCCGTCGGCGTGTGGGGGCAGAAATGGGTCGAGACGAACGCCTCGCTGGAGAAGCTCGACCCCAGCCTGCTGATGTGGGACATGCGCCGCAACATCGATCCCTCGCCGATGCCCGATAGCCGAAGCACCATCCAGGTGATCTTCAGCGACCAGCCGGAGGCACGGCGCAACTGGTGGCTGATCGTGCAGCAGGGCGCAGACGTCGACCTGTGCTCCGTCGATCCGGGCTTCGACGTGGACCTGTATCTGGCCACCGACCTGCGCACCATGACCGAGATCTGGATGGGCTATGTCGGCGCCGACGCGGCGAAGGCCGACGGCCGGCTCATGGTCACCGGCAGCCGCCGGCTGGAGCGCGATCTCAAGACCTGGTTCGGCCTCAGCCCGTTCGCCAAGGTGGACAAGCTGGTGGCCTGAACGCCCGGCCCGCAAGACCGCGCCCGCACTGCGCCCCCCGCGAAGACCGGCCCGGCGACCGGTGCGGCGGGCTACATCTCCGCCTTGATGTAGGCCACGAGCTGGTCGACCATCGTGCCCCAGCCCTCTTGGAATCCCATCTCCTCGTGCTGCTTGCGGGATTCCGGATTGCCGTGGATGGCGAGCGCCTTGTAGTGCGTGCCGGTATTCGTCGGGCTGAGCAGCAGGGCCCCGGTGAAGAAGGGCTTCGGCGAGGGACGAAAGCCGGCCAGCAGCGCATCGGTGAAAATCAGCTGCTCCTGCGGAACGACGTCGAGAAAGCAGCCGAAGTTCGGGAATTCCTCGCCTTCGGGAGATCGCATGACGGAGTTGAAGGCGCCGCCGGGCCTAAGGTCGATCTCGCAGGAGGCGAGCGACCAGGGCTTCGGGACGAACCAGTGCTTCAGGTGGGCCGGCGTCGTCCAGGCCTTCCAGACGAGGGCGACCGGCACGTCGATATCGCGCTCCAGAACGAGATCGCGTTCGGGATCGGGGGCCAACAAGGGGGACGTCATTCGCTGTTCTCCTGCTGCATCCGCAATGCGTAGGCATCGAAGCGACCGGGACCGCGTTCGCGCATGGTACGCGGCCTGCCTCGCCCGCCCTAGCCCCGCTTCATCCGGTCCAGGTACGTCCGGATCATCTCGCGCGAATACAGCGCCATGTGGCGCGGCGGGAAGCCCATGTCGTCGGGATAGTCGCGCAGGGAGAGGATCGGCGCATCGAAACCGAACGGGGCCTTGCGGAAATCGAGCCGGCGGAAGTTGCCGTCGAAGATATCCTTGTTCGTGAAGCCGTCTTCGGTCGGATAGGTCGTCATCAGGACGTAGGGCACGGTCGAGGCGGCGAAGTTCTCCAGCGAGCGGACGATGTTGTCGAAGGAGAGATGGATGTGGCAGTCGCGCACGTGCCAGATATCGGCCTCGACGAAGGCGTCGCGGGTGATGTCGAAGACCAGCAGGTCGACGTCGCGGCCGGCATACTTGCGCTGCAGCGCCGCCATCAGGTCGGGAACGATGTCGCCGCCGCTGTAGCGGATGCCCGGCGCGAAGGCGATCGGCTCGATCCACTGCATGTCGCCGCAGGGGGCATCGAAGATGCGGATGTCGCCGTCGGCCCCGACGATCTCGCGGGCGGGGCCGGACAGGAAGCGGCGCAGCTCCTCGACGTAGATCGGGGTGTACCACGACGACGAGCCGCTTCCCGACACCGAGTCGATGCCCTTGCCGGTCCGGGCCGCGACACCCTGATACTTGTCGTCCTGCCAGAACTGCCCGGCATAGATCGTCGAGAACTTGTCCTGCAGGCTGTCCTTGCGGCGGATCTCGCCGAGTTCGCGCCTGAGCCGGCGCTTGCGCGCGATCGTCTCGATCCGCCCGCGCAGGGCGGCGGCGAGGCCGGCGAACCCGGCCTCGCGCCAGGCCCGCCGCGCGGCGTCATAGTCCTTGGCCAATCCCATGTCGGTCCCGCATTCGTCGGCGGACGCGCGATTGCGTCCGCCAGCCCCCTTTAGCGGGCGACGGCGGCAAACGCCAGACGGGCCGGCAGGCGCCGGCATGACGGCCGCCAGATCAGAGCGCGTCGCGCTATAGTAATTCCAGAGACTATCTCGCCGCCTCCGCGAAGCGGCAACGTTGGGGTTTCCACAGGCCAAAGTGGGTCGCGATTTGACGATCACGACGCCAAGGTCCACGCTTAGATATCCCCAACCGCGCTGATTTCTTTCATCGCTCCGGAGTCCTTCCGGGACGGCAAGGAAGGCGGCCAGACTTGTCGGCCACAGTGAATCAACATCGAGAGGACGCGCGTCATGTATAAGAAGATCATGGTGCCGGTGGACCTTGCCCATGTCGAAGTGCTCGGCAAGGCGATCGATACGGCAACCGACCTGGCCAAGCTCTACGCGATCCCGGTCTGCTTCGTCGGCGTCACCGCGGAGACACCGACGTCGGTGGCGCATACGCCGGAGGAATTCGCCCGGCGGCTGAAGGCGTTCGGCGAAAAGCAGGCCGCCGCGCACGGTCTCACCATCGAGACGGCGGCCTATCCCAGCCACGACCCGTCGGTCGACCTCGACAAGACGCTGATCGCCGCCGCGCACGAAACCGGCGCCGACCTCGTCGTCATGGCAACGCACGTACCCGGCGTGCTCAAGCACATCTTCTCGACACAGGGCGCCCAGGTGGCCTCGCACGCCGACGTGTCGGTGTTTCTCGTGCGCTAACCGGGACAGGAGACGAACATGAGTGACGAAGGCATCGCCGCGCCCGAAGGCGCAGCCGACATCATCGACACCGACTATACGGTCGGACAGGACAACATCCAGGCGCAGGTCGGCCCGTTCGGCCTCGACATCCACAACCCCGTGTTCCTGATCTCGGGGCTGTCGATCGTCGCCATCGTGTTCCTGACGCTGGCGCTGCCGGATCAGGCAGGCACCTTCTTCGGCTGGCTCAGGCCCGCCATCACCTCGACCTTCGACTGGGTGTTCCTGCTGGCCGGCGACATCTTCGTGGTGGTCGCGCTGGCGCTGATCGTCACGCCGCTGGGCAGCGTGCGCATCGGCGGGCAGGAGGCCACGCCCGACTATTCCTATACGGGCTGGTTCGCCATGCTGTTCGCCGCCGGCATGGGCATCGGGCTGATGTTCTACGGCGTGTCCGAGCCGATCTCGCACTACACCACCTCGCTCGCCGAGGACGCGGGTTCGCCCGACAGCTGGGCGCCGCTGGCCGGCGCCGCCGGCGACGAGGCGGAAGCGCTCCGGCTCGGCATGGCCGCGACCATCTTCCACTGGGGCCTGCACCCGTGGGCGATCTACGCCATCGTCGGCCTGTCGCTGGCGCTGTTCGCCTACAACAAGGGCCTGCCGCTCTCGATCCGCTCGATGTTCTATCCCGTCTTCGGCGACCGGGTGTGGGGCTGGACCGGCCACGTCATCGACACGCTGGCCGTCTTCGCCACGCTGTTCGGTCTGGCGACGTCGCTGGGCTTCGGTGCAGAGCAGGCCAATGCCGGCCTGGAATTCCTGTTCGGGGTGCCGGTCAACGACGTCTCCAAGGTGATCCTGATCACGGCGATCACCGGCGTCGCGCTGATCTCGGTGATCGCGGGCCTCGATGCCGGCGTCAAGCGGCTGTCTGAGATCAACATGGTGCTCGCCGCGCTCCTCTTGCTCTTCGTCATCGTGATCGGTCCGACGGCGGCGATCCTCAGCGGCTTCTTCGGCAACCTCGTCGCCTATGCCGAGTACCTGCCGGCGCTGTCCAATCCGTTCGGCCGCACCGACACCAACTTCAGCCAGGGCTGGACGTCGTTCTACTGGGCCTGGTGGATCTCCTGGTCGCCGTTCGTGGGCATGTTCATCGCCCGCGTCAGCCGCGGCCGCACCGTGCGCGAGTTCGTGGTCTGCGTGCTGCTGATCCCCTCGCTGGTGTCGGTCCTGTGGATGACGGCCTTCGGCGGCACGGCGATCACGATGCTGAGCGCCGGCGCGCAGGAGATCGCCGACGCCTCGCTGGAGCTGAAGCTGTTCACCATGCTCGACGAGCTGCCGCTGGCGGCGATCACCTCGTTCATCGCCATCGTGCTGGTGATCGTGTTCTTCGTCACCTCGTCGGACTCCGGCTCGCTGGTCATCGACACGATCACGGCCGGCGGCAAGATCGACGCACCGCTGCCGCAGCGCGTGTTCTGGGCGACGTTCGAGGGCCTGGTGGCGATCGCGCTGCTGCTCGGTGGCGGCCTGGGGGCGCTACAGGCGGCCTCGGTGTCGACCGGGCTGCCCTTCACCCTCGTGTTGCTGGTCGGCTGCTACGCCCTGATCAAGGGGCTGATGTCCGAACCGCGCGGCAAGAAGACGTAGCGTTCCGCAAGACCGCGGCCCGGCGTTCGCGCGCCGGGCCGCTCTTTGCCCTCGACTAGGGTCTCGGGCGCCACTGCGACGCATTCGAACGCGTCGCGTCTACGCCCTTCGGAAGCAATGCTTCCGCTGCCGGCGTCGCCGGCACCGGGCTGCGACCATCGCTCGAAATGCGGTGCATTTCGTCCGGCTGCGCCGGGCCGCTCTTTGCCCTCGACTAGGGTCTCGGGCGTTCGTCACTCGAAATGCGGTGCATTTCGTCCGGCTGCGCCGGGCCGCTCCTCACTCCTCCGGCTCAGTCGTGAACATCAGCGGGAAGCCGGCGCGCTTGCCCAGGTCCGTGGCCTCCGTCGCCTTGGTCTCGGCAACGTCGCGGGGGAAGACGGCGACGACGCAGACGCCCTTCTGGTGGGCCGTCAGCATCACCCGCTCCGCCTGGGTGTCGCCCATGCGGAACACCGCCCTCAGCACCATCACCACGAATTCGCGCGGCGTGAAGTCGTCGTTGAGCAGCAGCACCTTGTGCAGGCGCGGCCGCTCGGTCTTCAGCCTGGTCTTCGTGCGCCCCTTCGGGCGCGGCTTCACCGTGATATCGCTCATCGGGGCCTCCTGTGAGGCGGACCTCCCTTGAGGCGAGCCTCCCGAGAGGCGGGGCCTCCTGTGGGGCTCGAACCCGGTGACCTCAGAAAATAGCACCCGAAACCGCGCTGTCAGCCCCCGACGTCAAGTCGGAGCTGTGACGGGCCTTTAGGCCCCAGGGCCGCGCCTAAAGGCTTCGCCTCAGGGTCGCGCCGGCCTGCCGAGCCGCCACTGCAGCGCCAGCAGGGCCAGGCCGAACAGCGGGATCAGGATATCGGTCCAGAAGATGATGCCGGCGTTGCCGGGCGCGAAGTTGTGCGCCTCGACCATCTGCCGGACATGGCCGACGGCGGCGCCGAGGGTGAAGATCGACGGCGCGAGGATCGCGGCGAGCCGCAGGTCGAAGCTGCCGAACGCGGCGATGAAGGCGACCACGGCGAAGCCCAGGCTCGCCGTACCGACCTCGAACTGGAACGGGCTGTCGGCCCAGCCGATGAAGGCGGCCGCCATCTTGCCGAAGAAGACGTGCATGACGAAGTTGTAGAGGTAGGACACGCCGATCGCGAAGAAGATGTGCCAGGACAGCAGCTTCTCGACGACGACCGCCGTGCTCACCGGCTTCGGCGCCCGGGCAATCGCCACGAACGAGAAAACGAGCCCGAGGACCAGAAAGGTCAGGGTGAAATTGGACAGTACAAACGTGATGATCGCCGCAATCATGCCGCCCCCCAATAAGCGCGAATCAATCCCGCAGGAGATCTTAGCCGGTCAATCGAGGGTGCGCCGATAGCGGAGCAGCGCCACCAGCCCGACCGCGAACCAGAAGGCGGTGATCGCCCAGAGCTCCGTCACGATGTCGGGGAACCCGTTGCCCTTGAGCACGATGCCGCGGACGATGCGCAGGAAATGGGTGAGCGGCAGCACCTCGCCGATCCATTGCGCCCAGACCGGCATGCCCCGGAACGGGAACATGAAGCCCGACAGCAGGATCGAGGGCAGGAAGAAGAAGAACGTCATCTGCATCGCCTGCATCTGCGTGCGCGACACCGTGGAGAAGGTGTAGCCCAGCGTGACGTTGGCGGCGATGAAGATGAGGAGCGCGAACAAGAGAACCGTCAGCGAGCCGAGCATCGGCACCTCGAAGATCGTCCAGGCGGCAGCCAGAATGACGAAGACCTGGATGAAGCCGAGGCCGATATAGGGCACGATCTTGCCGACCATGATCTCGACGGGCTTCGCCGGCATCGCCAGCAGGTTCTCCATGGTGCCGCGCTCGAGCTCGCGGGTGAGCGCCATCGCCGTCATCAGGATCGTCGTCATGGTGAGCACCACGCCGAGCAGGCCCGGCACGATGTTGTACTGGGTGATGATCTCCGGATTGAACATGCGGTGGATCACGACCTCGACCGGCGGGCGGCCCTGCTTCAGCGGCTCCAGCGGACCGCGCAGGTCGTGCTCCAGCCCCGAGTTTACGATCTGCGCGATCGCCCCGACCGCGCCGGACGCCGCCGCCGGATCGGTCGCGTCGGCCTCGAGCAGCAGCGAGGGCGTGTCGCCGCGCATCAGGTCGCGGCCGAAATCCACCGGTACGGTGACGACGAAGGAGACGTCGCCGCGCGCCAGCATCTCGCGGGCCTGCGCCTCGCTCTGCGCGGTCTCGACGAACTCGAAGTAGCCGGAGTTCTGCATCGCCGCGAAGACGGAGCGGCCGAAGCGGCTCGTATCCTGGACGATCGCCGCCGTCGGCAGGTCCTTCGGATCGGTGTTGATGGCAAAGCCGAACAGGATGAGCTGGATGATCGGGATGCCGACCATCATGGCGAAGGTCAGCCGGTCCCGGCGCATCTGGATCATCTCCTTCATCAGGATGGCGCCGATGCGGGAGAGCGAGAGGGCGGTCATTGCGCGACACCGTTGTCGCGGCCGGGTTTCCGGCCGGGGTCGCGGCTGGAGGCGATCGCGCGGGACCGCGAGCGTTCGTCGGGCGGCCGTCGCGAGGCGGGCTCGAACCCGCCCGGCGCGGCGCGCCGGGCAACCCCTCTCCCCATCCCTCCCCCACACGGGGGGAGGGAGGAGCAAGCGGCACGTCCCGGCGTCGATCCGATGGTCTGCGGTTCATCCGCTGGCCGGACCATCGCGAACCGGCACGGGCCGTCGCGGCGAATGGCCCCCTCCCCCCTTGTGGGGGAGGGATGGAGAGAGGGGGCGCGGGCCGAAGGCGCGCGGAGCGGCACACCGACGATGCCGCCATCGGGAGCGCCACAGGGCGCCCCGCCCGAACGGGACTGCCGAAGATCGAGAGGAAGCGCCGCGGTCATTGTTCCAGCGCCTGGGCGTCGGTCATCAGCTTGATGAAGACGTCTTCCAGGCTCGTCTCGCCGGGCTCCGCCTTCAGGTTGCGCTCCCGGGCGACCGCCGTGACGCCCTTCTCCAGCGCGCCGCCGTCCGAGCCGACGACGTGGATATCGGTGCCGAAGGGCGCGACCTGCTCGACGCCGGGCAGCGTCCGCAGCTCGTTCATCAGCCGGCCGGACCCGTCGCCGTGGATGACCCAGGTCTTCAGGCCGGATTCGGCGACCACCTGCGCGACGGTGCCACGGGCGACGATGGTGCCGTAGGCGATGTAGACGATGCGATGGCAGCGCTCGGCCTCGTCCATGTAATGGGTGGAGACGAGAACGGTCAGCCCCTCGTCTGCGAGCGCGTGAATCTCGTCCCAGAATTCGCGCCGCGCCTTCGGGTCGACGCCGGCCGTCGGCTCGTCGAGGAGCAGGAGCTTGGGCTGGTGCATGACGCAGGCGGCAAGCGCCAGGCGCTGCTTCCAGCCGCCCGACAGGGTGCCGGCAAGCTGGTTCTGGCGGTCGGCCAGACCGAGCCGCT
This Microbaculum marinisediminis DNA region includes the following protein-coding sequences:
- a CDS encoding SRPBCC family protein produces the protein MTSPLLAPDPERDLVLERDIDVPVALVWKAWTTPAHLKHWFVPKPWSLASCEIDLRPGGAFNSVMRSPEGEEFPNFGCFLDVVPQEQLIFTDALLAGFRPSPKPFFTGALLLSPTNTGTHYKALAIHGNPESRKQHEEMGFQEGWGTMVDQLVAYIKAEM
- a CDS encoding YrhK family protein, translating into MPHLIANRPRLYDLTRAHPSARDQFRWETINAVTYKLGGVVFIVGSVMFFPQLEAWADVGAWLFVVGSLMYLAVNLHDVAEVVRHRRETRHTPQRTGLNWTVAKLTLEALAVGAYVLGSLLFIVGSVLFLSAIDWVVGGAWCFIVGSLLFVVGASVNILQIVEAESLVTMQLMNLTAVTYVIGSVLFAVASVPYLWRFAASADETRTLTFLAAQFVIGSALFLLGGLFNYRRAFLVIRRKLRA
- a CDS encoding tautomerase family protein encodes the protein MPLVDIQLIEGVFDKAQKQEMIAKVTEAMVEIEGEAMRGVTWVRVHEVASGEWGIGGKGITADDVRAIQRNGGA
- a CDS encoding ABC transporter permease produces the protein MTALSLSRIGAILMKEMIQMRRDRLTFAMMVGIPIIQLILFGFAINTDPKDLPTAAIVQDTSRFGRSVFAAMQNSGYFEFVETAQSEAQAREMLARGDVSFVVTVPVDFGRDLMRGDTPSLLLEADATDPAAASGAVGAIAQIVNSGLEHDLRGPLEPLKQGRPPVEVVIHRMFNPEIITQYNIVPGLLGVVLTMTTILMTAMALTRELERGTMENLLAMPAKPVEIMVGKIVPYIGLGFIQVFVILAAAWTIFEVPMLGSLTVLLFALLIFIAANVTLGYTFSTVSRTQMQAMQMTFFFFLPSILLSGFMFPFRGMPVWAQWIGEVLPLTHFLRIVRGIVLKGNGFPDIVTELWAITAFWFAVGLVALLRYRRTLD
- a CDS encoding DUF6790 family protein gives rise to the protein MIAAIITFVLSNFTLTFLVLGLVFSFVAIARAPKPVSTAVVVEKLLSWHIFFAIGVSYLYNFVMHVFFGKMAAAFIGWADSPFQFEVGTASLGFAVVAFIAAFGSFDLRLAAILAPSIFTLGAAVGHVRQMVEAHNFAPGNAGIIFWTDILIPLFGLALLALQWRLGRPARP
- a CDS encoding universal stress protein, translated to MYKKIMVPVDLAHVEVLGKAIDTATDLAKLYAIPVCFVGVTAETPTSVAHTPEEFARRLKAFGEKQAAAHGLTIETAAYPSHDPSVDLDKTLIAAAHETGADLVVMATHVPGVLKHIFSTQGAQVASHADVSVFLVR
- a CDS encoding BCCT family transporter; protein product: MSDEGIAAPEGAADIIDTDYTVGQDNIQAQVGPFGLDIHNPVFLISGLSIVAIVFLTLALPDQAGTFFGWLRPAITSTFDWVFLLAGDIFVVVALALIVTPLGSVRIGGQEATPDYSYTGWFAMLFAAGMGIGLMFYGVSEPISHYTTSLAEDAGSPDSWAPLAGAAGDEAEALRLGMAATIFHWGLHPWAIYAIVGLSLALFAYNKGLPLSIRSMFYPVFGDRVWGWTGHVIDTLAVFATLFGLATSLGFGAEQANAGLEFLFGVPVNDVSKVILITAITGVALISVIAGLDAGVKRLSEINMVLAALLLLFVIVIGPTAAILSGFFGNLVAYAEYLPALSNPFGRTDTNFSQGWTSFYWAWWISWSPFVGMFIARVSRGRTVREFVVCVLLIPSLVSVLWMTAFGGTAITMLSAGAQEIADASLELKLFTMLDELPLAAITSFIAIVLVIVFFVTSSDSGSLVIDTITAGGKIDAPLPQRVFWATFEGLVAIALLLGGGLGALQAASVSTGLPFTLVLLVGCYALIKGLMSEPRGKKT
- the clpS gene encoding ATP-dependent Clp protease adapter ClpS, whose translation is MSDITVKPRPKGRTKTRLKTERPRLHKVLLLNDDFTPREFVVMVLRAVFRMGDTQAERVMLTAHQKGVCVVAVFPRDVAETKATEATDLGKRAGFPLMFTTEPEE
- a CDS encoding ABC transporter ATP-binding protein, producing MTAPPASDQPFAATSDEVIAVRGLTKRFGTKTVVDNVDLNVKRGEIVGFLGPNGSGKTTTIRMICGLLKADEGEGTALGHDIRTESAAIKLQTGYMTQRFSYYEDLTIRENLDFVARLYDLRPRGETIDRTLERLGLADRQNQLAGTLSGGWKQRLALAACVMHQPKLLLLDEPTAGVDPKARREFWDEIHALADEGLTVLVSTHYMDEAERCHRIVYIAYGTIVARGTVAQVVAESGLKTWVIHGDGSGRLMNELRTLPGVEQVAPFGTDIHVVGSDGGALEKGVTAVARERNLKAEPGETSLEDVFIKLMTDAQALEQ
- a CDS encoding winged helix-turn-helix transcriptional regulator; amino-acid sequence: MAEGSYNQFCPVAMAAEILCTRWTMVLLRELVAGSSRFNELRRGVPRMSPALLSKRLKDLEDAGIVERRPVRGGEAISEYALTPAGRDLQPVIEAVGVWGQKWVETNASLEKLDPSLLMWDMRRNIDPSPMPDSRSTIQVIFSDQPEARRNWWLIVQQGADVDLCSVDPGFDVDLYLATDLRTMTEIWMGYVGADAAKADGRLMVTGSRRLERDLKTWFGLSPFAKVDKLVA